The following nucleotide sequence is from Cytobacillus luteolus.
CCTTGGAGTGCCAGTTCATGCTGTCAGTGTAAAAGACAACACTGGTATTGACCAATTAGATAAGTACTTGGAAGAAGGTCAAACAGTTGCCTTACTCGGTTCATCAGGAGCAGGAAAATCGACATTAACCAATCGATTAATAGGTATTGAAAAGCAACTGGTGAATGAAATTCGAGAAGGGGATGATCGGGGAAAGCACACGACAACACATCGTGAACTTATTGTTGTTCCGACTGGTGGAATTATCATTGACACCCCTGGTATGAGGGAGCTCCAATTATGGGATGCTGAGGACAGCTTAAGTCATAGCTTTGAGGATATCGAAACATTAGCTGAAAGTTGTTACTACAGAGATTGTACACATGGTAGTGAACCAAAATGTGCGATTGTCGATGCAATTTCAGATGGCATTCTTGATGAGGAGCGATTTAGAAGCTACGTAAAGCTTCAAAAAGAACTAGCCTATCTGGAACGGAAAAATGACAAGAAGGCTCAACTTGAGGAACGAAATAAGTGGAAAAAACTAAGCGGTGATCGAACAAGAGCACATCGCAAATAAGGGAAATAAGAGGCGCTCCGAAATAGGTTCGCCCCTTTTTTGTATATCGTAATTAATTCGTGTAAGACTATTGGCAGGAGGGATGCCAAATGACAAAAAAGCCAAAATTCGATCTGAGCTACGAATCTGATGGTCAAATGGGTAAAGATACAAAGGAAAAATCAAATAATAAAGATAAGAATAAAAATGAAAACATGTTTTTCAATATCACGCCAGATAGTGAATAAGATGAGGGGAATTTACCCTCATCTTTATTAATGTAAAATAATTAGGGAGCTCTATTTTTAAACAGGTGTGATTCACAATAGAATCTTGATACTTCTATTGCAATTTATTGCTTTCAGCACGTTTAATAAATGATCTTTCATCTTCAATTAGCCCGCAAACACCACATTGTACCTTTATCGCTGGACCTTTATAGGGAACGTGAAAAGGATTAAGCATTTCATTTGAATACTCCTCAAGTAAATCCCCAGTTCTAGGATCCATTTTTACCGGCTTTGCATTTTGTTCAATAAGATTAAAGCGTGAGCGATTCGTTTTACAGTTAGGACATAAATA
It contains:
- the rsgA gene encoding ribosome small subunit-dependent GTPase A, whose translation is MNLQTLGWNEYFNNEFTKYTEQGYSVGRIGLEHKRMYRIFTENGELLGEVSGKLRHNSISREDYPAVGDWVLISPRYEEGKATIHGILPRFSKFSRKAAGMTTEEQIVATNVNTLFLVNALNQDFNLRRIERYLLMAWESGANPVIVLTKSDLCNDVDEKLKQIEPVALGVPVHAVSVKDNTGIDQLDKYLEEGQTVALLGSSGAGKSTLTNRLIGIEKQLVNEIREGDDRGKHTTTHRELIVVPTGGIIIDTPGMRELQLWDAEDSLSHSFEDIETLAESCYYRDCTHGSEPKCAIVDAISDGILDEERFRSYVKLQKELAYLERKNDKKAQLEERNKWKKLSGDRTRAHRK
- a CDS encoding DNA alkylation repair protein, whose product is MVAPYLCPNCKTNRSRFNLIEQNAKPVKMDPRTGDLLEEYSNEMLNPFHVPYKGPAIKVQCGVCGLIEDERSFIKRAESNKLQ